From one Streptomyces spiramyceticus genomic stretch:
- a CDS encoding LuxR C-terminal-related transcriptional regulator codes for MTEASGASGDGVERRVRVVLVDDHRMFRTGVQAEIGQTETTGVEVVGEAADVDQAVTVITATRPEVVLLDVHLPGGGGVEVLRRCAPMMGAAENAVRFLALSVSDAAEDVIGVIRGGARGYVTKTITGADLVDSIFRVQDGDAVFSPRLAGFVLDAFASTDAPPVDEDLDRLTQREREVLRLIARGYAYKEIAKQLFISVKTVESHVSAVLRKLQLSNRHELTRWATARRLV; via the coding sequence ATGACCGAGGCAAGCGGGGCAAGCGGGGACGGCGTGGAGCGCAGGGTACGAGTGGTGCTGGTGGACGACCACCGGATGTTCCGTACGGGCGTGCAGGCGGAGATCGGCCAGACCGAGACGACGGGCGTCGAGGTCGTCGGCGAGGCCGCCGACGTCGACCAGGCGGTCACCGTCATCACGGCGACACGGCCCGAGGTCGTCCTGCTCGACGTACATCTCCCGGGCGGCGGCGGCGTCGAAGTCCTGCGCCGCTGCGCGCCGATGATGGGGGCGGCGGAGAATGCGGTGCGCTTCCTGGCCCTGTCGGTGTCGGACGCGGCGGAGGACGTGATCGGCGTGATCCGGGGCGGGGCGCGCGGCTACGTCACGAAGACCATCACGGGCGCGGACCTGGTGGACTCCATCTTCCGCGTCCAGGACGGCGACGCGGTCTTCTCACCGCGCCTTGCGGGCTTCGTACTCGACGCGTTCGCTTCGACGGACGCGCCGCCGGTGGACGAGGACCTGGACCGGCTGACGCAGCGGGAGAGGGAGGTGCTGCGGCTGATCGCGCGTGGTTACGCGTACAAGGAGATCGCGAAGCAGCTCTTCATCTCGGTGAAGACGGTCGAGTCGCATGTGTCCGCGGTCCTGCGCAAGCTGCAGCTGTCGAACAGGCATGAGCTGACGCGCTGGGCGACGGCCCGCCGCCTGGTCTGA
- a CDS encoding cation transporter → MSAETSTGPAPTRRDALTRRVRILVAATITYNLVEAAVAITAGTIASSTALVGFGLDSVVEVSSAAAVAWQFSARDHAVREAREKTTLRIIAVSFFALATYVTFDAVRALAGTGEAERSVPGIVLAALSLAVMPVLSAAQRRAGRELGSASAVADSKQTLLCTYLSAVLLVGLVLNATLGWSWADPIAALAIAAVAAKEGRDAWQGKTCCAAPAAAAVPAPPQAEADGCGCRTGCDCCN, encoded by the coding sequence ATGAGCGCGGAGACATCCACCGGTCCGGCGCCGACCCGCCGGGATGCGCTCACTCGCCGTGTACGAATACTGGTTGCCGCCACGATCACCTATAACCTCGTCGAGGCGGCTGTGGCCATCACCGCGGGCACGATCGCCTCTTCCACCGCCCTGGTCGGGTTCGGCCTGGACTCGGTCGTCGAGGTCTCCTCCGCCGCGGCGGTCGCCTGGCAGTTCTCCGCCCGTGATCATGCCGTGCGCGAGGCGCGGGAGAAGACCACGCTGCGGATCATCGCCGTGTCGTTCTTCGCGCTGGCCACCTACGTCACGTTCGACGCCGTACGCGCACTGGCCGGCACCGGCGAGGCCGAGCGCTCCGTCCCCGGCATCGTGCTCGCCGCCCTGTCGCTGGCGGTGATGCCGGTCCTGTCGGCCGCCCAGCGCAGGGCGGGGCGCGAACTCGGCTCGGCGTCGGCGGTCGCCGATTCGAAGCAGACCCTGCTGTGCACGTACTTGTCGGCCGTACTGCTGGTCGGCCTGGTACTCAACGCCACCCTGGGCTGGTCATGGGCCGACCCGATCGCGGCGCTCGCGATCGCAGCGGTGGCGGCCAAGGAGGGGAGGGACGCCTGGCAGGGCAAAACCTGCTGCGCAGCCCCCGCCGCCGCCGCTGTGCCGGCGCCGCCGCAGGCCGAGGCCGATGGCTGTGGCTGCCGTACTGGGTGCGACTGCTGCAACTGA
- a CDS encoding NADAR family protein, translated as MSVEEAIAAEQSTERPLRYHYFWGHRPTRGAAAGPGCLSQWWPVDFVEDGHTYRSAEHYMMAHKAWLFDDPAIATKVLDTKHPAEAKALGRRIRNFDEKTWREHRYGIVVRGNIAKFGRHDALREYLGATRNRVLVEASPLDRVWGIGLAADDERAASAATWRGLNLLGFALMDARKHLE; from the coding sequence ATGTCCGTAGAGGAGGCCATCGCAGCAGAACAGAGCACCGAACGGCCCCTCCGCTACCACTACTTCTGGGGCCACCGGCCCACCCGCGGCGCCGCCGCCGGTCCCGGCTGTCTCAGCCAGTGGTGGCCCGTGGACTTCGTCGAGGACGGCCACACCTACCGCTCCGCCGAGCACTACATGATGGCCCACAAGGCGTGGCTGTTCGACGATCCCGCAATCGCCACCAAGGTTCTCGACACCAAGCATCCCGCCGAGGCCAAGGCCCTGGGCCGCCGGATCCGCAACTTCGACGAGAAGACGTGGCGCGAGCACCGCTACGGCATCGTCGTGCGCGGCAACATCGCCAAGTTCGGCCGGCACGACGCACTGCGTGAGTACCTCGGCGCGACCCGCAACCGCGTCCTGGTCGAAGCCAGCCCCCTCGACCGGGTCTGGGGCATCGGCCTCGCAGCCGACGACGAACGGGCCGCATCGGCCGCCACCTGGCGCGGGCTCAACCTCCTCGGCTTTGCCCTGATGGATGCCCGTAAGCACCTGGAATAG